One Dysosmobacter welbionis DNA segment encodes these proteins:
- a CDS encoding AAA family ATPase, translating into MTIKEAAAAWGITERRVNALCKAGRISGAYKEGRQWFIPDSAQKPMDKRGHRSAVEPAVSSARKPLPIGVSDYRDACKSYYYVDKTLMIKEFLDERPKVSLFTRPRRFGKTLNMDMLRTFFEKTTEDTSVYFRDKKIWSCGGSYLAHHRKYPVIFLSFKDVKYTSWEETYQTLQKLIAQEFRRHDELASSSALSDYEKEEYSLLATEAADEVEYQMSLRTLTLLLHKHHNVAPIVIIDEYDTPIQQGHVSGFYDTIIGFMRNLFSGGLKDNPHLSYGFLTGILRVAKESIFSGLNNLKINSILDERYSEYFGFTSSEVHEMADYYHASDKYQELCDWYDGYLFGNTEIFNPWSVIGYFNNNCRPKAFWQSTGSNDIIREVLASATPDIMERLELLMKGESFVTHIDTGVIYPQIQNDPSSVYSFLLVAGYLKAVSCDQSYGEDYMCEVALPNKEISFVYSKEVLSQLENIIPRSVAIAIQEAIYKVDSDSLQKTLEKFLLQTISFHDAADETFYHGLILGMCAVMDNSYRITSNREAGDGRFDIQMLPLNKRLPGILIELKAGKGRSEAQLEDLANVALQQINDRAYSVDLQAMNVTSIIKIGIAFSGKRTRIAAERQNIE; encoded by the coding sequence ATGACGATCAAAGAAGCGGCTGCCGCTTGGGGGATTACCGAACGGCGGGTCAATGCACTTTGCAAAGCCGGACGCATTTCCGGCGCGTATAAGGAGGGCAGGCAGTGGTTTATCCCGGACAGCGCTCAAAAGCCGATGGATAAGCGTGGTCATCGGAGTGCGGTGGAGCCCGCAGTATCATCTGCGCGCAAGCCGTTGCCCATTGGCGTATCTGATTACCGGGACGCCTGCAAAAGCTACTACTATGTAGACAAGACCTTAATGATCAAAGAGTTTCTGGACGAGCGCCCCAAAGTATCTCTGTTTACCCGCCCCAGACGCTTTGGCAAGACGCTTAACATGGATATGCTCCGCACTTTCTTCGAAAAGACGACCGAGGACACTTCCGTTTACTTCAGAGATAAGAAAATCTGGTCCTGCGGAGGATCCTATCTTGCCCATCATAGAAAGTACCCTGTGATCTTCCTGTCCTTTAAGGATGTTAAATACACCTCTTGGGAAGAAACCTATCAGACGCTCCAAAAGCTGATCGCACAGGAATTCCGCCGTCACGACGAGTTGGCATCCAGCTCCGCACTTAGTGATTACGAAAAAGAGGAATACTCCCTTCTTGCAACAGAAGCTGCTGACGAAGTGGAATATCAAATGTCCCTGCGGACACTGACGCTGCTCCTCCATAAGCACCACAATGTCGCACCTATCGTCATCATTGACGAATATGATACTCCCATTCAGCAGGGCCATGTGAGCGGCTTCTACGACACGATCATCGGGTTCATGCGAAACCTGTTCTCCGGTGGTCTGAAGGACAATCCGCATCTGAGCTATGGTTTCCTGACCGGCATCCTGCGTGTTGCCAAGGAAAGTATCTTCAGCGGCCTGAACAACCTGAAGATCAACTCGATTTTAGACGAGCGCTACAGTGAATATTTCGGCTTCACTTCAAGCGAAGTACATGAGATGGCGGACTACTATCATGCTTCTGATAAATATCAGGAGCTCTGCGATTGGTATGATGGTTATCTTTTCGGCAATACCGAGATTTTTAATCCCTGGTCTGTTATTGGATACTTCAATAATAACTGCCGTCCCAAAGCGTTCTGGCAGTCTACCGGAAGCAATGACATCATCCGCGAGGTGCTGGCTTCTGCAACGCCGGATATTATGGAGCGTCTGGAGCTGTTGATGAAGGGCGAATCCTTCGTTACGCACATTGACACTGGCGTCATTTATCCGCAGATTCAGAATGATCCGTCCTCTGTTTACAGCTTCCTGCTGGTGGCAGGTTATTTGAAGGCTGTGAGCTGCGACCAGTCTTACGGCGAGGATTATATGTGCGAAGTAGCTCTGCCCAACAAAGAGATTTCTTTCGTCTACAGCAAGGAGGTCCTCTCTCAGCTTGAGAATATTATTCCTCGTTCCGTTGCTATTGCTATTCAGGAAGCTATCTACAAGGTAGATAGCGACTCACTGCAAAAAACTTTGGAGAAGTTTCTGCTCCAAACAATAAGTTTCCACGATGCTGCCGACGAAACATTTTACCATGGTCTGATATTGGGTATGTGCGCTGTGATGGACAACAGCTATCGCATTACCTCCAATCGCGAAGCTGGTGATGGACGATTTGATATTCAGATGCTTCCTTTGAATAAGCGGCTTCCTGGTATTCTGATTGAATTAAAGGCTGGAAAAGGCCGCTCTGAAGCACAGCTTGAAGACCTTGCTAATGTTGCCTTGCAACAGATTAACGACCGTGCATACAGCGTTGATTTGCAGGCAATGAATGTTACGTCAATTATAAAAATCGGCATTGCATTCTCAGGCAAAAGAACACGTATTGCTGCCGAAAGGCAAAACATCGAATAA
- a CDS encoding tyrosine-type recombinase/integrase yields the protein MQKENTMTVGRWCGRWFITNRHKWNGNTEGGYRNLIYSHIIPGIGSVALSDLTEQTITDFYETLRSQGLSARSVWCVHLLLRRCMDEAAQDQLIPYNPVRLCQEPKAEEYKTAPLRLGQLQRYLNAAEQLGVLPVIYTGLSSGLRQCELITLSWADFHIRCRYILKGQRLLTLNEKAAYLLTRISETSSSYVFQNPKTGVPYKLHEFYYLHKKILKQARLPWVAFRDLQRQCMEVGI from the coding sequence ATGCAGAAAGAAAATACCATGACAGTCGGGCGGTGGTGCGGCCGGTGGTTCATCACCAACCGCCATAAATGGAACGGCAACACCGAGGGCGGGTACCGCAATCTGATTTACAGCCACATCATCCCCGGCATCGGAAGTGTGGCGCTCTCTGACCTGACAGAGCAGACCATCACCGATTTCTATGAGACGCTACGGAGTCAGGGACTCAGCGCCAGAAGCGTCTGGTGCGTCCACCTGCTTCTGCGGCGGTGCATGGACGAAGCGGCACAGGACCAGCTTATTCCCTACAACCCGGTGCGGCTCTGCCAGGAGCCCAAGGCAGAGGAATACAAAACAGCCCCTTTGCGATTGGGGCAGCTCCAGCGTTACCTGAACGCAGCGGAGCAGCTCGGCGTACTTCCCGTCATCTATACAGGACTATCAAGCGGCCTGCGGCAATGTGAACTGATCACCTTGTCGTGGGCCGATTTTCATATCCGCTGCAGGTACATCCTCAAAGGCCAACGGTTGCTGACGCTCAATGAGAAAGCGGCGTATCTCCTGACGCGGATATCAGAAACCAGTTCATCATATGTGTTCCAGAACCCTAAGACCGGAGTACCCTACAAGCTCCACGAGTTCTACTACTTACACAAGAAGATCCTGAAACAGGCCAGGCTCCCGTGGGTGGCCTTTCGGGATCTGCAGCGCCAGTGCATGGAGGTGGGAATATGA
- a CDS encoding tyrosine-type recombinase/integrase: MTLQEYISFWQETYDKHQSRPTTYAAHNYVFKNHILPGLGDIPLSELTSEMVGEFLEERKRFGNHRTGSSGLGEETMRHIHRLLQQCLDQAIRDGLLTENPAKAFRYRKSTTVKANIMTPLETEDYLDAAERLGYLPMFMLALTTGLRQGELIALKWSDLDIENRTLTIAENRAVVRRELVEYGSQTRTIALTPEVIDLLIREHDKHPSSPLMFMHPATLKPYSPQMVRRMHDEIIKEAGIDHIRYVDLRHTCAILALKNGMDTKELAQMLGHYRPTITRQNYEPYLPHKVQKDEDIPNEATQSELQQAANILDNLLKF; this comes from the coding sequence ATGACACTTCAGGAATACATCAGCTTCTGGCAGGAAACCTATGACAAGCATCAGAGCAGGCCGACTACCTATGCGGCACACAACTATGTATTCAAGAACCATATTCTCCCCGGTTTGGGTGATATACCGCTCTCTGAATTGACATCGGAGATGGTTGGAGAATTTCTGGAGGAACGGAAGCGCTTCGGCAATCATCGAACCGGCAGTTCTGGCTTGGGAGAAGAAACCATGCGGCACATCCACCGCCTGCTTCAGCAATGCTTGGATCAAGCCATACGGGACGGTCTCCTAACAGAGAATCCCGCCAAGGCATTCCGCTACCGCAAGTCCACAACGGTGAAAGCGAATATCATGACGCCTCTGGAAACGGAGGACTATCTGGACGCTGCCGAGCGGCTGGGCTACCTGCCCATGTTCATGCTGGCGCTGACGACAGGCCTACGCCAAGGCGAGCTAATCGCCCTGAAATGGAGCGACCTTGATATCGAAAATCGGACGCTGACCATCGCAGAAAACCGTGCCGTGGTACGGCGAGAGCTGGTGGAGTACGGCAGTCAGACAAGGACGATAGCACTGACACCAGAGGTAATCGACCTCCTAATCAGGGAACACGACAAGCACCCAAGCAGTCCGCTCATGTTTATGCACCCGGCCACGCTGAAACCTTACTCGCCGCAGATGGTGCGCCGGATGCACGATGAGATCATAAAGGAAGCGGGCATCGACCATATCAGGTATGTGGATCTCCGCCATACCTGCGCCATCCTCGCTCTGAAGAACGGCATGGATACCAAGGAACTGGCGCAGATGCTTGGACACTACCGCCCCACGATCACCAGGCAGAACTATGAACCCTATCTGCCCCACAAGGTACAAAAGGACGAAGATATACCAAATGAGGCCACCCAGAGCGAACTGCAACAGGCGGCAAATATTCTGGATAATCTTCTGAAGTTCTAA
- a CDS encoding DUF6809 family protein encodes MKYKLIKELYDCFYTPPELSVPRQEIEDCHKALIEVLEKPERRLVLQIIDAKDRIAEDTSIDSFISGFELAWQLSMELNNYKNERLVSCRTGRLGARFTRKEEEPK; translated from the coding sequence ATGAAATACAAGCTGATCAAAGAACTATATGACTGCTTCTACACTCCGCCGGAGCTTTCGGTACCCCGGCAAGAAATAGAGGACTGCCACAAAGCTTTGATTGAGGTGCTGGAGAAACCCGAACGCAGGCTGGTACTCCAGATCATCGATGCCAAGGACCGCATTGCCGAAGACACTTCCATCGACAGCTTCATCTCCGGATTTGAGCTGGCGTGGCAGCTCTCTATGGAACTGAACAACTATAAAAACGAGCGCTTGGTCTCCTGCCGAACTGGGAGACTGGGCGCTCGTTTCACACGCAAAGAGGAGGAGCCAAAATGA
- a CDS encoding DUF6550 family protein, translated as MKKRIIITVAFTACMALCAAVWPQAETVGETPAPHQTPAVSAPEATVVEIKTEAETALSSEKEKAVIPQPEQTQEAVAEPKSAPAETPAVQLAPEPVPVPEASYGLTPERAAEPPVAKTTIEPPSGDMVYVPGFGWIQSKGPNHVEYAEDMYENGNKIGIMG; from the coding sequence ATGAAAAAGCGTATCATCATCACCGTAGCATTTACCGCCTGTATGGCCCTGTGTGCCGCCGTGTGGCCGCAGGCCGAAACGGTCGGGGAAACACCCGCACCGCACCAAACACCTGCCGTAAGCGCCCCAGAAGCGACCGTTGTGGAAATCAAAACAGAAGCCGAAACGGCACTTTCGTCAGAGAAAGAAAAGGCTGTGATTCCGCAGCCGGAACAGACCCAGGAGGCCGTCGCAGAACCGAAGTCAGCACCTGCAGAAACACCCGCAGTCCAGCTCGCCCCGGAGCCAGTACCTGTCCCGGAAGCGTCTTATGGTCTCACCCCGGAGCGAGCTGCAGAACCGCCCGTAGCTAAAACAACCATTGAACCTCCGTCTGGCGACATGGTCTATGTCCCCGGCTTTGGCTGGATACAAAGCAAAGGCCCCAACCATGTCGAGTATGCCGAGGATATGTACGAGAACGGCAACAAAATCGGCATCATGGGATGA
- a CDS encoding helix-turn-helix domain-containing protein — protein sequence MSNSINENYISIEDAALFLNIKPVTLRKWIKDKNVPAHKIGKQWKFKRSELEEWVKSGKSAME from the coding sequence ATGTCTAATTCAATCAACGAAAACTATATTAGTATCGAAGATGCAGCGTTGTTTCTTAATATTAAACCAGTCACTTTACGCAAATGGATAAAAGATAAAAATGTGCCCGCTCACAAAATCGGTAAGCAGTGGAAGTTCAAACGTTCTGAGCTGGAAGAATGGGTAAAAAGCGGAAAGAGCGCTATGGAGTAA
- a CDS encoding DNA cytosine methyltransferase, whose translation MSVNIKCVDLFCGCGGMSLGFQKAGFNIVAGIDNWKSAIRVYGMNFNHPIIEQDLLDVDEAVKIIAAYAPDLIIGGPPCQDFSTAGYQDESRGRAILSVCYSQIVSKVKPKYFVMENVATIRNTTSFRNAIANFHTAGYGLTQMVLDAAYCGVPQTRKRMFVVGMLDAPDSFLDEELRRNLSQTPMSIHDYLGDSLGIGYYFRVPTNYSRRGVFSIYEPSMTIRGVDRPIPKGYKGHPNDPVPVEQVRCLTPKERSYIQTFPESFQFVGGKSDVNSMIGNAVPVNLAKYVGSALMRYIMSNESRDNNEGN comes from the coding sequence ATGTCGGTTAATATAAAATGTGTTGACTTGTTTTGCGGCTGTGGCGGTATGTCACTTGGCTTTCAGAAAGCTGGATTCAACATCGTCGCAGGTATTGATAACTGGAAATCCGCGATTCGAGTATATGGAATGAATTTCAATCATCCGATTATAGAGCAAGACCTATTGGATGTAGATGAGGCAGTTAAAATAATTGCGGCATATGCTCCCGATTTAATTATTGGAGGGCCTCCGTGTCAGGATTTTTCAACAGCAGGATATCAAGACGAAAGCCGTGGCAGGGCTATTTTATCAGTCTGCTATTCACAAATTGTCAGCAAGGTCAAGCCAAAATATTTTGTCATGGAAAATGTCGCAACAATTCGCAATACGACATCTTTCCGTAATGCTATTGCTAATTTCCATACAGCAGGCTATGGATTAACACAAATGGTTCTGGATGCTGCGTATTGTGGTGTACCGCAAACGCGAAAAAGGATGTTTGTTGTAGGAATGCTCGATGCTCCAGATAGCTTCTTAGATGAGGAGTTGCGCCGTAATTTATCTCAGACACCTATGAGTATTCATGATTATCTTGGTGATTCGCTTGGGATAGGCTATTATTTCCGAGTCCCGACAAATTACAGCCGAAGGGGCGTGTTCAGCATTTATGAGCCGTCTATGACAATCCGTGGGGTTGATCGTCCAATTCCGAAAGGCTATAAAGGGCATCCTAATGATCCGGTCCCAGTAGAACAGGTGCGTTGCCTGACCCCGAAGGAAAGAAGCTACATTCAAACATTTCCGGAGAGCTTCCAGTTTGTTGGTGGAAAATCTGATGTCAATTCAATGATAGGAAACGCTGTCCCGGTCAATTTAGCGAAGTATGTTGGCTCGGCCCTTATGAGGTATATAATGTCTAACGAAAGTAGAGATAACAATGAGGGTAATTGA
- a CDS encoding DNA cytosine methyltransferase, translating into MRVIDLFAGCGGMSLGFENAGFDIIAAFDNWDAAIKIYESNFSHPIYKKDLSKDDIIQQLSDMRPDVIMGGPPCQDYSIAGKRELGNRANLTIRFGEIVIAVKPMWVVFENVYNIERFSTVTTLKQMLVDAGYGITTRVLDASRCGVPQKRHRFFLIGKLGEKNGFLDETLVSNLSCKQMTVRDYLGDALNTEFYYMHPRSYHRRAVFSVDEPAATIRGINRPIPDNYKRHHADKADICDGVRALTTRERGYIQTFPDTFDFPGAKTDVELAIGNAVPPALAKYVANCIKQYCTE; encoded by the coding sequence ATGAGGGTAATTGACTTATTTGCGGGTTGCGGCGGTATGTCCTTAGGATTTGAAAATGCAGGATTTGATATTATCGCAGCATTTGACAATTGGGATGCCGCAATAAAAATATACGAAAGTAACTTTTCCCACCCTATTTACAAAAAGGATTTGAGTAAAGACGATATCATACAGCAGCTTTCTGATATGCGCCCCGATGTAATTATGGGTGGTCCCCCATGTCAGGATTATTCTATAGCAGGAAAGCGAGAACTGGGTAATCGTGCAAATCTTACGATAAGGTTTGGAGAAATCGTAATCGCAGTAAAACCTATGTGGGTAGTCTTTGAAAATGTTTATAATATTGAACGCTTTTCGACCGTCACCACGCTGAAACAGATGTTGGTAGATGCTGGGTATGGTATTACCACACGAGTTTTAGATGCAAGCCGCTGCGGCGTGCCACAAAAGCGTCATAGGTTCTTTCTAATCGGTAAGCTTGGCGAAAAAAATGGCTTTCTTGATGAGACGCTTGTGTCCAACCTGTCATGCAAGCAAATGACTGTACGAGACTACCTTGGTGATGCCCTAAACACAGAATTTTACTATATGCATCCGAGAAGCTACCATCGTCGGGCCGTTTTTTCAGTAGATGAACCAGCTGCAACGATTCGTGGCATTAACAGACCGATTCCAGATAATTACAAACGCCATCATGCTGATAAGGCTGATATATGCGATGGTGTTCGTGCCTTAACGACACGCGAGCGTGGCTATATTCAAACTTTCCCGGATACTTTTGATTTCCCTGGTGCGAAAACAGATGTCGAACTTGCAATAGGCAATGCTGTTCCACCAGCTTTGGCCAAGTATGTGGCGAATTGTATAAAGCAGTACTGTACTGAATAG
- a CDS encoding AAA family ATPase, whose product MSYFNEISDYATYSGHEADFHFSYNANSGGGQAFLGGRFYDENGHLTSPETLNGRIVAFKYLFRTENGEEVSVVIDDEKAKYEVKPRGNGSTSMKLGIGTDRVSPSKVVSAFMMLPPTCGVKTPSNLQLSILSANNYWLQSMWLECSTETETPTEAIFIVKDCVFGGGVSKETTDRAGRYFKLDIEKRIADIIALSHKTDAFREEIAMAIKLFADIYLGHRAFNYEECNQATKSLMELLAQDFPDVYSGITDPLSAMHDIVIKQSHENTVDAEDTSVDNEAAFKDWLARLPKANGELYSENTRNQYISALKSVANQFADTIGPFTSVFEIADVETFKKVASAIKGHATYEEFNRSRGNGSLSAGLDLYRRFLEERNPNDGVEYLSPAWFRLAAEKYVQVDTESNALYQQFQSLYAPEKLRTLSDDDLLGYIFLGVNDRSLCNALEFDAQYTQFGSIAGGTAYKYNLFYSRNEETWKTSFGEGGQRSVSQEEALEIGKQIRDALVAGADVIANHETLATVNDYNALLNELNAVIPQYITKMWFLKYYHMMFPHILPNFYNEAWQKHILCNLNIVPSDAQFIRMGQINAFVNECGISNIVFSKIIFDSIGSPKTFYRIGTGDNGIYFGEWRQNNYIAIGWNELGDLSAAYQEDADSKAIITDALKSQWNYDNRLASRKYGEINSFYSAAADTTYAVAMAGQKILAIGLVTGGYFFDEEKEYGHCRPVRWLKVFEEGKTLPFEGEGKLTTFYELKNSENICYLYSLLHGRDETAVSVTEEENVVAQIRPISFATGLSSDQPRNRILFGAPGTGKSFTLNHEKDLLLADGGEYERVTFHPDYSYANFVGTYKPVPCKDSDGKDAITYSYVPGPFMRTYVKALQNSRTDAPKPFLLVIEEINRANVAAVFGDVFQLLDRGDDEVSEYPIQASEDIKKYLAEELGGNPDDYAEIRIPDNMFIWATMNSADQGVFPMDTAFKRRWDFTYLGIDDSEAGIVGKKVVLGQGDYRRVVEWNALRKAINNELLTYKVNEDKLMGPYFISKKNLPEGEMIDPAVFTRIFKNKVIMYLFNDAAKQKRITLFGGCDEKAKNQYSKICREFDTKGVYIFCEGISSQFIDNVPEDDGE is encoded by the coding sequence ATGTCGTATTTCAACGAAATATCTGATTATGCAACATATTCTGGGCATGAAGCAGATTTTCATTTCTCCTATAATGCAAACAGTGGCGGCGGTCAGGCTTTTTTAGGTGGTCGGTTTTACGATGAAAATGGTCACTTGACTTCTCCGGAAACTTTAAACGGGCGAATCGTTGCGTTTAAATATCTCTTCCGAACCGAGAATGGTGAGGAAGTGTCTGTTGTTATTGATGATGAAAAAGCAAAATATGAAGTTAAACCACGAGGAAACGGCTCAACATCAATGAAACTTGGCATCGGGACCGATCGCGTGTCCCCGAGTAAAGTGGTGTCAGCGTTTATGATGTTGCCTCCTACCTGCGGCGTGAAAACGCCAAGCAATTTGCAATTATCCATATTAAGTGCAAATAATTATTGGCTTCAGTCCATGTGGCTTGAATGTAGCACAGAAACCGAAACACCGACTGAAGCTATTTTCATCGTGAAAGATTGCGTTTTTGGCGGTGGCGTGAGCAAGGAAACTACGGATCGGGCAGGCCGCTATTTTAAATTAGACATTGAAAAGCGGATTGCGGATATTATTGCTTTATCTCACAAAACAGATGCTTTTCGCGAAGAAATCGCAATGGCGATTAAGCTCTTTGCTGATATTTATCTTGGGCATCGCGCATTCAATTATGAAGAGTGCAATCAGGCAACGAAATCCCTTATGGAATTGCTTGCGCAGGATTTTCCAGATGTCTACTCAGGTATCACAGATCCGTTGTCTGCAATGCATGACATTGTGATAAAACAGAGTCATGAAAATACTGTCGATGCAGAGGACACCTCTGTTGATAACGAAGCCGCCTTTAAGGATTGGCTGGCACGTCTCCCAAAAGCAAACGGTGAGCTATATTCTGAAAATACCAGAAACCAGTATATCAGTGCACTTAAATCTGTTGCAAACCAGTTTGCAGATACTATCGGCCCTTTTACCTCTGTTTTTGAGATTGCTGATGTGGAGACATTTAAGAAAGTTGCTTCTGCCATCAAAGGTCATGCTACATATGAAGAGTTCAACCGTAGCCGTGGCAATGGCTCCTTATCCGCAGGCCTCGATTTGTATCGTCGTTTTTTGGAAGAACGGAATCCAAATGATGGGGTAGAATATCTCTCTCCTGCGTGGTTCAGACTTGCCGCTGAAAAGTATGTCCAAGTGGATACGGAGTCAAATGCTCTGTATCAGCAGTTTCAAAGTCTGTATGCCCCGGAAAAACTACGTACCCTCTCTGACGATGACCTGTTGGGGTATATTTTTCTCGGCGTAAATGATCGCAGTCTGTGCAATGCATTAGAGTTCGATGCCCAATATACACAGTTTGGCAGCATCGCTGGTGGCACCGCATACAAATACAATCTGTTCTACAGTAGAAATGAAGAAACCTGGAAGACCTCCTTCGGTGAAGGTGGGCAGCGTTCCGTGTCTCAAGAAGAGGCTCTTGAAATTGGCAAGCAAATCCGTGATGCTCTGGTGGCCGGTGCGGATGTTATCGCAAACCATGAAACACTTGCGACGGTCAACGACTACAATGCTCTACTGAATGAGTTGAACGCTGTCATTCCGCAGTATATCACCAAAATGTGGTTCTTGAAGTATTACCACATGATGTTCCCTCATATCCTGCCCAACTTTTACAATGAAGCATGGCAGAAACACATTCTCTGCAATTTGAACATTGTTCCTTCTGATGCGCAATTTATCCGTATGGGACAAATCAATGCTTTTGTAAATGAGTGTGGTATCTCAAACATCGTCTTTTCAAAAATCATTTTTGATAGTATAGGATCTCCAAAAACATTTTATCGAATTGGAACAGGCGACAATGGTATCTATTTTGGCGAGTGGCGACAGAATAACTACATTGCCATCGGTTGGAACGAATTAGGCGACCTCTCTGCTGCATACCAAGAGGATGCTGATAGCAAAGCAATAATCACCGATGCGTTAAAGAGCCAGTGGAATTATGATAACAGGCTGGCCTCGCGTAAATATGGCGAGATTAATAGTTTCTATTCGGCTGCAGCCGATACCACATACGCAGTTGCAATGGCAGGACAGAAGATTCTTGCTATCGGACTTGTGACTGGCGGTTACTTCTTTGATGAAGAAAAAGAATACGGTCACTGCCGACCTGTTCGCTGGCTCAAAGTTTTTGAGGAAGGAAAAACACTTCCTTTCGAGGGTGAAGGTAAGCTGACCACTTTCTATGAACTGAAAAACAGCGAAAATATATGCTACTTGTATTCTCTTCTGCATGGTCGTGATGAAACCGCTGTTTCTGTCACAGAAGAAGAAAATGTTGTAGCGCAAATCCGCCCGATCAGCTTCGCTACAGGTCTGAGCAGTGACCAACCCCGTAACCGTATTCTCTTTGGTGCCCCTGGTACTGGTAAGAGTTTTACGCTGAATCACGAAAAGGATCTGCTGCTTGCAGATGGTGGTGAGTACGAGCGCGTGACCTTCCACCCAGATTACTCCTACGCTAATTTTGTCGGTACATACAAGCCGGTGCCCTGCAAGGACAGCGATGGCAAGGACGCCATTACTTATTCCTATGTACCCGGTCCGTTCATGCGCACCTATGTGAAAGCCCTTCAGAACAGCAGAACTGATGCACCCAAGCCTTTCCTGCTTGTAATCGAGGAAATCAATCGTGCCAATGTTGCTGCCGTGTTCGGTGACGTATTCCAGTTGCTTGACCGTGGTGATGACGAGGTTAGTGAATATCCGATCCAGGCATCCGAGGACATCAAAAAGTATCTGGCAGAAGAACTCGGCGGCAACCCCGACGATTACGCTGAAATTCGCATCCCAGACAATATGTTCATCTGGGCTACCATGAACAGTGCTGACCAGGGCGTATTCCCGATGGATACCGCTTTTAAGCGCAGATGGGACTTCACCTATTTGGGCATCGATGACAGTGAAGCCGGAATTGTTGGCAAAAAGGTTGTCCTCGGTCAAGGCGATTATCGCCGTGTTGTGGAGTGGAATGCTCTCCGCAAAGCCATCAACAATGAGCTGCTCACTTATAAGGTGAACGAGGATAAACTGATGGGCCCGTATTTCATCTCCAAGAAAAATCTGCCGGAGGGTGAAATGATTGACCCTGCCGTCTTTACCCGTATATTTAAGAACAAGGTCATTATGTACCTGTTCAATGATGCCGCAAAGCAGAAGCGCATTACTCTGTTCGGTGGCTGCGATGAGAAGGCAAAGAACCAGTATTCCAAGATTTGCAGAGAATTTGACACCAAGGGTGTTTACATTTTCTGCGAAGGAATCAGTAGCCAGTTTATTGATAATGTCCCAGAGGATGATGGAGAATGA